A genomic region of Gemmata massiliana contains the following coding sequences:
- a CDS encoding DUF1580 domain-containing protein translates to MSAAVLVNRVLQESLLSLSAAARLFPPLRQHAAVRASTIWRWVREGVMTPNGRVKLEAVRVGQSWITSREAVERFIAAQNPPANPIESTAREQSDEHAAREAAAVQSLLGM, encoded by the coding sequence ATGAGCGCTGCGGTACTCGTTAACCGTGTTCTTCAGGAGTCACTTTTGTCGCTGAGTGCAGCGGCGAGGCTATTCCCGCCATTGCGACAACATGCCGCCGTCCGAGCTTCCACCATCTGGAGGTGGGTACGCGAAGGTGTGATGACACCGAACGGTCGCGTGAAACTCGAAGCCGTTCGCGTCGGTCAGTCCTGGATCACATCGCGTGAGGCTGTCGAGCGGTTCATCGCGGCACAGAATCCGCCTGCGAATCCAATCGAATCGACTGCTCGCGAACAGAGTGATGAACATGCCGCTCGCGAGGCGGCCGCAGTGCAAAGCCTGCTTGGAATGTAG
- a CDS encoding ParB N-terminal domain-containing protein — protein MNKTNPAPEVVNVPLSEVDFGPAKKGRATLNAEAVERYAESVTEWTDSKPIDLFYGHVPDGARYYFAGDGWHRGEAMLKLKRLTIKATITRCESATEAERQATLFALSGRANRVHGVPRSNEDKRAAIRYALLMREHEGHSDRKIAQLCDVSHLLVGSVRHEMTSAGELTGKASAENPDRGYRDGATIRGGCHREKNGRIVVTAAAEVLAPEQKRTDLSAGNLTSDVKPNEGTAPSTGETLAAQPVSATEELDASGRVKDRYGRIIPASLAGVARAFTATAATRRDWNREIRQLRELQKLFRGDVERKGLIQNEGTLQRIENAIESLRGLVLNSLPEAVCPSVNADGEHDADTVLSNLKRCHLCVGRMWLTSDEIERYDKVHNVKDRCSRWASESTVTEPMKPTSEVAVTECGERTLLAKPEDAEDMAAV, from the coding sequence ATGAACAAGACGAACCCAGCACCCGAAGTGGTCAATGTGCCGCTGTCGGAAGTCGATTTCGGTCCCGCGAAGAAGGGGAGGGCCACCCTCAACGCGGAAGCGGTGGAGCGTTACGCGGAGAGCGTAACCGAGTGGACGGACTCGAAGCCGATCGACCTGTTTTATGGGCACGTACCGGACGGGGCGCGTTACTACTTTGCGGGCGACGGCTGGCACCGCGGAGAGGCCATGCTCAAGCTGAAGCGTCTGACGATCAAAGCGACGATCACACGTTGCGAGTCCGCCACGGAAGCCGAGCGGCAGGCCACGTTGTTCGCCCTGTCGGGCCGGGCGAACCGGGTCCACGGCGTGCCACGGTCCAACGAAGATAAGCGGGCCGCAATACGCTACGCGTTGCTGATGCGTGAGCACGAGGGGCATAGCGATCGGAAGATCGCCCAACTGTGCGACGTGAGCCACCTCCTCGTCGGGAGCGTGCGGCACGAGATGACTTCGGCCGGGGAGCTTACCGGAAAAGCTTCCGCCGAAAATCCGGACCGCGGCTACAGAGACGGAGCCACCATCCGCGGCGGGTGCCACCGCGAGAAAAACGGTCGGATTGTCGTAACCGCCGCAGCCGAGGTTCTTGCTCCGGAACAAAAGAGGACAGACTTGTCCGCTGGTAATTTAACCAGCGACGTGAAACCAAATGAGGGTACTGCTCCATCCACCGGAGAAACTCTCGCTGCTCAACCGGTATCCGCGACAGAGGAGCTTGATGCTTCCGGTCGTGTTAAGGACCGGTACGGCCGCATCATCCCGGCGTCTCTCGCGGGCGTCGCGAGGGCGTTCACGGCAACCGCGGCCACTCGACGTGATTGGAATAGGGAGATCCGCCAGCTTCGCGAGTTACAGAAGTTGTTTCGTGGGGATGTAGAGCGGAAAGGATTGATCCAGAACGAAGGGACGCTCCAAAGAATCGAAAACGCGATTGAGAGCTTACGTGGGTTGGTCCTAAACAGCTTGCCGGAGGCAGTGTGTCCGTCGGTGAACGCGGACGGGGAACACGACGCTGACACGGTCCTCAGCAACCTCAAGCGGTGCCACCTCTGCGTTGGCCGCATGTGGCTCACGAGCGACGAGATCGAGCGGTACGATAAGGTCCACAACGTCAAGGATCGCTGCTCGCGGTGGGCGTCTGAATCGACCGTTACCGAGCCGATGAAGCCCACGTCGGAGGTGGCGGTCACTGAGTGCGGTGAGCGGACGCTGCTTGCGAAGCCAGAGGACGCCGAAGACATGGCCGCGGTGTAA
- a CDS encoding DUF3037 domain-containing protein, translated as MIPGYYSVIQYCPDFGRLEGANVGVLLYCPTTGYFDVKTNRRVGRIHKFFGKNRISLKQYTRLVSSFETRIRQAAKSFRDVADVRKFIGQEANDLLITDPRKVAVRVPGVQFFQLFEELVEPQPAPNRKRGLKEVLEEEFSKPEFKPLVMHDVEVHLPKIRSSLMLPYGYQNGKLTLIQPVQFPRDTATELISRAGRYQLESELIHTVGSQLVIVGEFPPGETETPQIVEKLLREKHAEFYRAEDLDSLLNVIRTTAKVVADSEGD; from the coding sequence GTGATTCCCGGCTACTACTCAGTGATCCAATACTGCCCCGACTTCGGGCGTCTTGAAGGCGCTAATGTCGGGGTACTCCTGTATTGCCCTACCACGGGTTATTTCGACGTCAAGACGAATCGTCGCGTTGGCCGAATTCACAAATTTTTCGGCAAGAATCGCATCTCACTGAAACAGTACACTCGACTCGTGTCCTCCTTTGAGACACGTATCCGACAAGCGGCAAAGAGCTTCCGCGATGTTGCGGATGTACGTAAATTCATTGGTCAAGAAGCCAATGATCTACTCATCACGGACCCGCGTAAAGTGGCAGTGCGTGTCCCGGGGGTCCAATTTTTTCAGTTGTTTGAGGAACTTGTGGAACCGCAGCCCGCCCCAAACCGCAAACGTGGGCTGAAAGAGGTTCTCGAAGAGGAATTCTCGAAGCCCGAATTCAAGCCGCTGGTGATGCATGATGTTGAGGTGCATTTGCCGAAGATCCGAAGCAGCCTGATGTTGCCTTATGGGTACCAGAATGGCAAATTGACGCTCATTCAACCGGTTCAATTTCCCCGCGACACGGCCACTGAGTTGATCTCTCGTGCAGGCCGCTACCAACTGGAAAGCGAGTTAATCCACACGGTCGGTAGTCAACTGGTCATCGTCGGGGAGTTTCCTCCAGGTGAGACAGAAACCCCTCAAATCGTGGAGAAATTGCTTAGGGAAAAGCATGCCGAATTCTACCGAGCCGAAGATCTCGATTCCCTGCTAAACGTGATTCGCACAACTGCAAAGGTCGTCGCGGATTCCGAAGGCGATTAG
- a CDS encoding HipA family kinase, translating to MSSIASSWSPTTIRYQKRKLSSNSLPVVVETDAGEGFLKVLYPKGCPHDLACELVGIELARIVGLRTPEYAVIEIPPHAPVELADGNEFVPGHGFITRKLDGMDWSGSRSVLNRLLNPIDLARLVVFDTWTLNCDRFRPRTETAPEWRAERNVFLERAANFDDQYYLTSLDHGCCFKCLADLTPAHLRRVATSDALYGYFPEFAGLARREHALQAVRAVQSCLRAQIDAIIERVPESWLTNGHRNALSDMIYGRIRLLERIIRVDFPAADLFDDQQRSGDNP from the coding sequence ATGTCATCAATTGCTTCCTCGTGGTCGCCGACCACCATTCGTTATCAAAAACGCAAACTGTCTAGTAATTCTCTGCCAGTCGTTGTTGAAACAGATGCTGGTGAGGGGTTTTTGAAAGTACTGTACCCCAAAGGGTGCCCGCACGATTTAGCGTGCGAACTGGTGGGCATCGAGCTAGCTCGTATCGTCGGGCTTCGCACACCGGAATATGCAGTAATCGAAATTCCGCCTCACGCTCCCGTCGAACTCGCAGACGGAAATGAATTCGTTCCCGGACACGGCTTCATTACTCGCAAACTTGACGGAATGGATTGGTCCGGTAGCCGATCGGTGCTCAACCGTTTACTCAACCCGATCGACTTGGCACGCCTTGTTGTGTTTGATACCTGGACACTGAACTGTGACCGCTTTCGACCGAGAACAGAAACCGCTCCCGAGTGGCGAGCCGAGAGAAACGTGTTTCTTGAACGCGCTGCCAATTTCGATGATCAGTATTACCTCACATCTCTCGACCACGGGTGCTGTTTCAAGTGCCTAGCAGATTTGACCCCTGCCCACCTCAGACGCGTGGCGACCTCAGACGCACTGTATGGCTATTTCCCTGAATTTGCGGGACTTGCCCGACGTGAACACGCCCTTCAAGCCGTGCGTGCAGTACAATCATGTTTGAGGGCGCAAATCGATGCGATCATCGAGCGAGTGCCCGAGTCGTGGTTGACCAACGGGCATCGAAACGCTTTGAGCGACATGATATACGGTCGTATACGATTGCTTGAGCGAATTATTCGTGTCGATTTCCCTGCCGCGGATCTCTTTGATGACCAACAACGGTCGGGGGATAACCCGTGA